In a genomic window of Deltaproteobacteria bacterium:
- a CDS encoding DUF4388 domain-containing protein yields the protein MVRDVLIVDEDEAFLTTALEKLEPFGETFSVLIATDDADARQELAKKPVSVLVVNIENAESGLGLSVLDHVSVAHPEITVVVTSKSATADIQKLAEKQGAAAFLEKPLNFTDLGRKISAAIRKEGDAGTLRGVSPGMFLQMIEMEERSCVIRMEDEPSNSLGVLFFRQGELLDARVRDLSGPEAAYIIFSWDAVSLSIQNGCPPKEPKIFMNAQAVLLEAMRRRDEGGKESKPKKAEAHQEEELGGYEEDLTDSDLEAGEDASLGSFEDLSDDDLVAPPTPAAEAEAKVEPISTLNFVRNKLDRELGDKCGLQDIIHDGRWDEFVSLAESIGNLFAAGKLRICYIDSEKESDLILIPGDKTTVVTLKPRCPKNKVVDVLST from the coding sequence ATGGTACGCGACGTTCTGATCGTTGACGAAGACGAAGCCTTTCTTACCACGGCCCTTGAAAAGCTGGAGCCATTCGGCGAGACGTTCAGCGTCCTGATCGCCACGGATGACGCCGACGCCAGGCAGGAGTTGGCAAAAAAGCCAGTTTCGGTGTTGGTCGTGAACATCGAAAACGCCGAAAGCGGCTTGGGCCTTTCCGTGCTGGACCACGTATCCGTTGCCCACCCCGAAATCACCGTCGTCGTGACTTCCAAGTCCGCAACCGCCGATATACAAAAACTCGCTGAAAAACAAGGCGCAGCCGCCTTTCTGGAAAAGCCGCTCAACTTCACCGACCTGGGGCGCAAGATCAGCGCAGCCATACGCAAGGAGGGCGACGCAGGAACCCTGCGCGGAGTCAGCCCCGGCATGTTTCTCCAGATGATCGAGATGGAGGAGCGCTCCTGCGTGATCCGCATGGAGGACGAGCCGTCCAATTCCCTGGGGGTGCTCTTTTTCCGCCAGGGCGAGCTTCTGGACGCAAGGGTGAGGGACCTTTCGGGGCCTGAGGCGGCGTACATCATTTTCTCCTGGGACGCTGTAAGCCTTTCAATACAGAATGGCTGCCCGCCCAAGGAACCCAAAATTTTCATGAACGCCCAGGCAGTCCTTCTGGAGGCCATGCGCCGCCGGGACGAAGGCGGCAAGGAAAGCAAGCCCAAAAAAGCCGAGGCCCACCAGGAGGAGGAACTGGGCGGCTACGAGGAGGACCTCACCGACAGCGACCTCGAAGCCGGTGAAGACGCCAGTCTCGGCAGTTTTGAAGACCTTTCCGATGATGATCTGGTGGCCCCGCCCACTCCTGCAGCCGAGGCCGAAGCCAAGGTCGAACCCATCAGCACCTTAAATTTCGTTCGCAACAAGCTGGACCGCGAGCTGGGCGACAAGTGCGGGCTTCAGGACATTATCCACGACGGCAGATGGGATGAGTTCGTGAGCCTGGCCGAAAGCATAGGAAACCTGTTCGCCGCCGGCAAACTCCGAATCTGTTATATCGAC